One window of the Pseudofrankia sp. DC12 genome contains the following:
- a CDS encoding proline dehydrogenase family protein, with protein MIRRVLLAASRSARARELVVATPVTRRVVDRFVAGERPLDALAVVRELAGEGIRATVDRLGERGADLADAREATTAYLGLLDLAEDAGLAGGLDVSVKLSALGRLIPCGGWKICYENAAEICARAAALGATVTFDAEEHTSVEPALRLLADLRRDHPATGAVLQAYLRRTEDDCRRFAVAGARVRLCKGAYRAPRDVAWTRRPEADAAYARCLGILMAGDGYPMVATHDPSLLALAARLAEEHGRAAGSFEYQLLHGIRPHEQLRLASSGAQVRVYLPYGPDWYPYLLRRMAERPANLALFLRALRSRA; from the coding sequence ATGATCCGTCGGGTGCTGCTCGCGGCCTCGCGCAGCGCGCGAGCGCGCGAGCTCGTGGTCGCCACGCCGGTGACGCGCCGGGTCGTCGACCGGTTCGTAGCCGGTGAACGGCCGCTCGACGCGTTGGCGGTCGTCCGGGAGCTGGCCGGCGAGGGGATCCGCGCGACCGTCGACCGGCTCGGGGAACGGGGTGCCGACCTCGCCGACGCGCGGGAGGCGACGACCGCCTACCTGGGCCTGCTCGACCTCGCCGAGGACGCGGGGCTGGCCGGCGGGCTGGACGTGTCGGTCAAGCTCTCGGCGCTCGGCCGGCTGATCCCGTGCGGCGGATGGAAGATCTGCTACGAGAACGCGGCCGAGATCTGCGCCCGCGCAGCCGCGCTGGGCGCGACCGTCACCTTCGACGCCGAGGAGCACACCAGCGTCGAGCCGGCGCTGCGGCTGCTCGCCGACCTGCGTCGCGACCACCCGGCGACCGGGGCCGTGCTGCAGGCCTACCTGCGCCGCACCGAGGACGACTGCCGGCGGTTCGCCGTCGCCGGCGCGCGGGTGCGGCTGTGCAAGGGCGCCTACCGCGCGCCGCGCGACGTCGCCTGGACGCGGCGGCCCGAGGCCGACGCGGCGTACGCCCGCTGCCTGGGGATCCTGATGGCCGGCGACGGCTACCCGATGGTGGCCACCCACGACCCGAGCCTGCTGGCGCTGGCCGCGCGGCTGGCCGAGGAGCACGGACGGGCCGCCGGCAGCTTCGAATACCAGCTGCTGCACGGGATCCGCCCACACGAGCAGCTGCGCCTCGCCAGCAGCGGCGCCCAGGTCCGGGTCTACCTGCCGTACGGGCCCGACTGGTATCCGTACCTGCTGCGCCGGATGGCCGAGCGTCCCGCCAACCTCGCCCTCTTCCTGCGCGCGTTGCGCAGCCGCGCCTGA
- a CDS encoding carbohydrate ABC transporter permease, with amino-acid sequence MFIELAAPAALAGAGRAATAVSQPVAARPAPARRLLAAAPPYKEHQMSVLSADAGAADEAGLAGPPKARLAWAGAAGRHAVIVVLSLLSIVPIYWMYASSLRRPGDILSQNPLPWPLSLRNYDYVLHSLEVPVLLANTLVIAAASTVGQLLVCLLAAYAFAAWDFRGKNVLFLLFVVTWLVPFQVCRGRTR; translated from the coding sequence ATGTTCATCGAGCTCGCCGCCCCGGCAGCGCTCGCCGGCGCGGGCCGGGCCGCCACCGCTGTCTCCCAGCCCGTGGCGGCCCGGCCCGCGCCGGCCCGGCGGCTGCTGGCCGCGGCCCCGCCCTATAAGGAGCACCAGATGAGCGTCCTGTCGGCCGACGCGGGCGCGGCGGACGAGGCGGGCCTCGCCGGGCCGCCGAAAGCGCGGCTGGCCTGGGCCGGCGCTGCCGGGCGGCACGCGGTGATAGTCGTGCTGAGCCTGCTCAGCATCGTCCCGATCTACTGGATGTACGCCAGCTCGCTGCGCCGGCCCGGCGACATCCTCAGCCAGAACCCGCTGCCGTGGCCGCTCTCGCTGCGCAACTACGACTACGTCCTGCACTCGCTCGAAGTCCCGGTGCTGCTCGCCAACACCCTCGTGATCGCGGCGGCGTCGACGGTCGGGCAGCTGCTGGTCTGCCTGCTCGCCGCCTACGCCTTCGCGGCCTGGGACTTCCGCGGCAAGAACGTGCTGTTCCTGCTGTTCGTCGTGACCTGGCTCGTCCCGTTCCAGGTCTGCAGGGGGCGAACTCGGTGA
- a CDS encoding bifunctional o-acetylhomoserine/o-acetylserine sulfhydrylase: MVADSWSFETRQIHAGAQPDPTTGARAVPIYQTTSYVFRDTDHAAALFALGEPGNIYTRIMNPTQDVLEQRIAALEGGVGALAVASGQAAETLAILNLAESGDHLVASASLYGGTYNLFHYTLPKLGVAVSFVEDPDDLAAWEAAIQPNTKAFYGESVGNPKGDVLDTEGIAEVAHRHGIPVVVDNTLTTPYLYRPLEHGADIVVHSATKFIGGHGTAIGGVIVDGGSFDFGASGRFANFTTPDPSYHGLVYWDALGHGSYIAKARVQLLRDIGAAISPFNSFLLIQGLETLSLRIERHVANAQKVAEWLQARDEVSWVNYPGLPSSRWYDRAQRVLPRGAGSILSFGIRGGAPAGRRFVDGVELFSHLANVGDVRSLIIHPATTTHSQLTEAEQAATGVTPDLIRLSVGIEHIDDILADLDAGFRAAKD, encoded by the coding sequence ATGGTCGCCGACAGCTGGTCGTTCGAGACCCGCCAGATCCACGCCGGTGCTCAGCCGGACCCGACCACCGGCGCCCGCGCGGTCCCGATCTACCAGACGACGAGCTACGTCTTCCGGGACACCGACCACGCGGCGGCCCTGTTCGCGCTCGGCGAGCCGGGCAACATCTACACCCGGATCATGAACCCGACGCAGGACGTCCTCGAGCAGCGGATCGCCGCGCTCGAAGGCGGCGTCGGGGCGCTCGCGGTGGCCTCCGGGCAGGCGGCCGAGACGCTGGCGATCCTCAACCTGGCCGAGAGCGGCGACCACCTCGTTGCCTCGGCCAGCCTCTACGGCGGCACCTACAACCTGTTCCACTACACGCTGCCGAAGCTGGGCGTCGCGGTCTCCTTCGTCGAGGACCCGGACGACCTGGCCGCCTGGGAGGCGGCCATCCAGCCGAACACGAAGGCCTTCTACGGGGAGAGCGTCGGCAACCCGAAGGGCGACGTGCTCGACACCGAGGGGATCGCCGAGGTCGCGCACCGCCACGGCATCCCCGTGGTTGTCGACAACACGCTGACCACGCCGTACCTGTACCGCCCGCTGGAGCACGGCGCCGACATCGTCGTCCACTCCGCGACGAAGTTCATCGGCGGCCACGGCACCGCGATCGGCGGCGTCATCGTCGACGGCGGCAGCTTCGACTTCGGCGCCTCCGGGCGGTTCGCGAACTTCACCACCCCGGACCCGAGCTACCACGGCCTGGTCTACTGGGACGCCCTCGGCCACGGCTCCTACATCGCCAAGGCGCGCGTCCAGCTGCTGCGCGACATCGGCGCCGCGATCTCGCCGTTCAACTCGTTCCTGCTGATCCAGGGCCTGGAGACGCTCTCACTGCGGATCGAGCGGCACGTCGCGAACGCGCAGAAGGTGGCCGAGTGGCTGCAGGCGCGCGACGAGGTCAGCTGGGTGAACTACCCGGGGCTGCCGTCGTCCAGGTGGTACGACCGGGCCCAGCGGGTGCTCCCGCGCGGCGCGGGCTCGATCCTCTCCTTCGGCATCCGCGGCGGCGCGCCGGCCGGCCGTAGGTTCGTCGACGGCGTCGAGCTGTTCAGCCACCTGGCCAACGTCGGCGACGTCCGCTCGCTGATCATCCACCCGGCGACGACGACGCACTCCCAGCTCACCGAGGCCGAGCAGGCGGCCACCGGCGTCACCCCGGACCTGATCCGCCTCTCGGTCGGGATCGAGCACATCGACGACATTCTCGCCGACCTCGACGCCGGCTTCCGCGCGGCCAAGGACTGA
- a CDS encoding ATP-binding cassette domain-containing protein translates to MIEARGLTKRYGSKTAVDDLTITVQPGVVTGFLGPNGAGKSTTMRMAIGLDRPTKGTITVNGKAYRDFAAPLCEVGVLLEAKAVHTGRSAYKHLLAVAQTHGIPRRRVEEVLGLVGLTEVAGKRVGGFSLGMGQRLGIASAMLGDPGVLILDEPVNGLDPEGIRWIRTLLQALAAEGRTIFVSSHLMSEMALTATHLIVVGRGRLIANTTVEDFIRQASGDLVHVRSPEAARLGEVLARDGVTVTTSGLDTLDVNGLTAQQIGEAAFAASVPVYELTPRQVSLEDAFMDITKDAVEYTHGQPPGQRVSAATSTGAHA, encoded by the coding sequence ATGATCGAGGCGCGTGGCCTGACGAAGCGGTACGGCAGCAAGACGGCGGTGGACGACCTGACGATCACCGTCCAGCCCGGCGTCGTCACCGGGTTCCTCGGCCCCAACGGTGCCGGCAAGTCCACGACGATGCGGATGGCGATCGGCCTCGACCGGCCCACGAAGGGCACGATCACCGTCAACGGCAAGGCCTACCGCGACTTCGCCGCGCCGCTGTGCGAGGTCGGCGTGCTGCTGGAGGCCAAGGCCGTGCACACCGGCCGGTCGGCCTACAAGCACCTGCTCGCGGTCGCCCAGACCCACGGCATCCCGCGCCGCCGCGTCGAAGAGGTGCTCGGCCTCGTCGGGCTCACCGAGGTCGCCGGCAAGCGGGTCGGCGGCTTCTCCCTCGGCATGGGCCAGCGGCTGGGCATCGCCTCGGCGATGCTCGGCGACCCGGGCGTGCTGATCCTCGACGAGCCGGTGAACGGCCTCGACCCCGAGGGCATCCGCTGGATCCGCACCCTCCTGCAGGCGCTCGCCGCCGAGGGCCGGACCATCTTCGTCTCGTCCCACCTGATGAGCGAGATGGCGCTGACCGCCACCCACCTCATCGTCGTCGGCCGCGGCAGGCTCATCGCGAACACCACCGTCGAGGACTTCATCCGGCAGGCTTCGGGCGACCTGGTGCACGTCCGGTCGCCCGAGGCGGCCCGGCTCGGCGAGGTGCTCGCCCGTGACGGCGTCACCGTCACCACCAGCGGCCTGGACACGCTCGACGTCAACGGCCTGACGGCCCAGCAGATCGGCGAGGCCGCGTTCGCCGCGAGCGTCCCGGTCTACGAGCTCACCCCACGCCAGGTCTCGCTCGAGGACGCGTTCATGGACATCACCAAGGACGCCGTCGAGTACACCCACGGCCAGCCGCCGGGGCAGCGCGTCTCGGCCGCCACCTCCACGGGAGCCCACGCGTGA
- a CDS encoding ABC transporter permease, with amino-acid sequence MTASTADAGPATVRGAGFHGTAKVTLPRILRSEWTKLTSLRSTVWTLLAAVVVTIGFGLLISAITVADFHHSANPDDLKDPVMTSLVGGYFSQIAVGVLGVLLITGEYSTGMIRTSLGAIPHRAPMLAAKAIVFGVTTYVVSLAAILVAFFGGQAILNQIHAGVSIGDPSVVRVLLGGAFFVMTIGLLGIALGTLIRSTGGSIAALLGLIFVVPIVTSFLPGRWGDIQKFIPNNAGGALVTIGDRGSDLLSPLGGFVVLLVWLAVGLGSATFVLLRRDA; translated from the coding sequence GTGACCGCCAGTACCGCCGACGCCGGCCCGGCCACCGTCCGGGGCGCCGGCTTCCACGGGACGGCCAAGGTCACTCTCCCCCGGATCCTGCGGTCCGAGTGGACGAAGCTGACCTCGTTGCGCTCGACCGTGTGGACGCTGCTGGCCGCCGTCGTGGTCACGATCGGGTTCGGCCTGCTCATCAGCGCGATCACCGTCGCGGACTTCCACCACTCCGCGAACCCCGACGACCTCAAAGACCCGGTGATGACGAGCCTGGTCGGCGGGTACTTCTCGCAGATCGCCGTCGGCGTGCTCGGCGTGCTGCTGATCACCGGCGAGTACTCGACCGGGATGATCCGCACCTCGCTGGGTGCCATCCCGCACCGGGCGCCGATGCTGGCGGCCAAGGCGATCGTGTTCGGGGTGACGACCTACGTCGTCTCACTGGCCGCGATCCTCGTCGCGTTCTTCGGCGGCCAGGCGATCCTTAACCAGATCCACGCCGGCGTCTCGATCGGGGACCCGAGCGTGGTGCGGGTGCTGCTCGGCGGGGCGTTCTTCGTCATGACGATCGGCCTGCTCGGGATCGCGCTCGGCACCCTGATCCGCAGCACCGGCGGCTCGATCGCCGCCCTGCTCGGCCTGATCTTCGTGGTTCCGATCGTGACCAGCTTCCTGCCCGGCCGCTGGGGCGACATCCAGAAGTTCATCCCCAACAACGCCGGCGGCGCGCTCGTGACCATCGGTGATCGCGGCAGCGACCTGCTGTCCCCGCTGGGCGGCTTCGTCGTCCTGCTGGTCTGGCTCGCCGTCGGCCTCGGCTCGGCCACCTTCGTGCTCCTGCGGCGCGACGCCTGA
- a CDS encoding IS630 family transposase, translated as MGPGRRTVAEAMTVKRRRKIDQILAAGSSEARLVRRARIVLLAAGGAGPAEIARVSGCSLPTARVWPARFAARGIPGLFDRPRPGRPPVHGPSARLAVVATATSFPPSGASVWTHRTLAGHLAGRGLRVSPATVGRVLAEAEVRPHRVRGWLHRADNLDFWRQAGEVCRLYLDGPAEGTLLLSVDEKTGIQAKSRRHPEIPARLGRDARREFEYVRHGTVSILAAMDVFTGQVLAHRIGRNDSRTFLDILVTLDQCTAPDLRIHLILDNGSSHTSAATRAWFAAHPRFTVTYTPKHASWLNMVEQWFGALTRRLLRRGDFTSREDLEQQIIDFTLDHNTTATPYQWRYDAEAEHARYLDRHPAPQPQPATDALPTAA; from the coding sequence ATGGGCCCTGGTCGGCGGACGGTCGCCGAGGCGATGACCGTCAAACGGCGCAGGAAGATCGACCAGATCCTCGCGGCGGGTAGCAGCGAGGCGCGCCTCGTGCGGCGGGCGCGGATCGTGCTGCTCGCCGCCGGTGGGGCGGGCCCCGCAGAGATCGCGCGGGTGTCGGGCTGTTCGCTGCCGACGGCCCGGGTGTGGCCGGCACGGTTCGCCGCGCGCGGGATCCCGGGCCTGTTCGACCGGCCACGGCCGGGCCGCCCGCCGGTGCATGGCCCGTCGGCCAGGCTCGCGGTCGTGGCGACCGCGACCTCGTTCCCGCCGTCCGGGGCGAGCGTCTGGACGCACCGGACGCTGGCCGGCCATCTGGCCGGCCGCGGCCTGCGGGTCTCGCCGGCGACCGTCGGGCGGGTCCTGGCCGAGGCCGAGGTCCGCCCGCACCGGGTCCGCGGCTGGCTGCACCGGGCCGACAACCTCGACTTCTGGCGGCAGGCCGGCGAGGTCTGTCGGCTCTACCTCGACGGGCCCGCCGAGGGCACGCTGCTGCTCTCGGTCGACGAGAAGACCGGGATCCAGGCCAAAAGCCGCAGGCATCCCGAGATCCCGGCCAGGCTGGGCCGCGACGCGCGCCGCGAGTTCGAGTACGTCCGCCACGGCACCGTCTCGATCCTCGCGGCGATGGACGTGTTCACCGGACAGGTCCTCGCGCACCGCATCGGGCGCAACGACTCGCGGACGTTTCTCGACATCCTGGTCACCCTCGACCAGTGCACCGCCCCTGATCTGCGGATCCACCTGATCCTCGACAACGGGTCCAGTCACACCTCGGCCGCGACCCGGGCCTGGTTCGCCGCGCACCCCCGGTTCACGGTGACCTACACGCCCAAGCACGCGAGCTGGTTGAACATGGTGGAGCAGTGGTTCGGGGCACTGACCCGCAGGCTGCTACGCCGCGGCGACTTCACGAGCCGCGAGGACCTCGAACAGCAGATCATCGACTTCACCCTCGACCACAACACGACCGCCACGCCCTACCAGTGGCGCTACGACGCCGAAGCCGAGCACGCCCGCTACCTCGACCGCCACCCCGCCCCGCAACCGCAGCCCGCCACCGACGCCCTGCCGACCGCCGCCTGA
- a CDS encoding metallophosphoesterase, giving the protein MRFLTDPPTPTHTVIQLSDTHIVPDGELYHGVLDTLGNVAAAFDQIEQSGVDVAALVLSGDLADAGDLASYQRLRAYVEQRAGALGLPVLYMMGNHDSRGPFREGLLGAEPTTEPYDYVFWSGDLRIIALDSTEPGEVLGVLSDEQLAWLAAELASPAPAGTILALHHPPVPSPIGMLNTMVLEAPERLGQVIAGTDVKIVLAGHAHHGSAGILGGVPVWVAGATAYAARALGPAGGYAGVTGGVFTRIDVYADQAVATVIPTTVGDSIYELTPDMLAKYADELDTEAELSHEDLEKLTKA; this is encoded by the coding sequence GTGCGCTTTCTGACCGACCCTCCGACCCCGACGCACACCGTCATCCAGCTCTCCGACACCCACATCGTGCCCGATGGCGAGCTGTACCACGGCGTGCTCGACACCCTCGGCAACGTCGCGGCCGCGTTCGACCAGATCGAGCAGTCCGGCGTCGACGTGGCGGCGCTGGTGCTGTCCGGCGACCTCGCCGACGCCGGCGACCTGGCCTCCTACCAGCGGCTGCGTGCCTACGTGGAGCAGCGGGCCGGCGCGCTCGGCCTGCCAGTGCTGTACATGATGGGCAACCACGACAGCCGCGGCCCGTTCCGGGAGGGCCTGCTCGGCGCCGAGCCGACGACCGAGCCCTACGACTACGTGTTCTGGTCCGGCGACCTGCGGATCATCGCGCTCGACTCGACCGAGCCCGGCGAGGTCCTCGGTGTGCTCTCCGACGAGCAGCTGGCCTGGCTGGCCGCCGAGCTCGCCAGCCCGGCGCCGGCCGGCACGATCCTCGCGCTGCACCACCCGCCGGTGCCGTCGCCGATCGGCATGCTCAACACCATGGTCCTGGAGGCGCCGGAGCGCCTCGGCCAGGTGATCGCCGGCACCGACGTGAAGATCGTGCTCGCCGGGCACGCGCACCACGGCTCGGCCGGGATCCTCGGCGGCGTGCCGGTCTGGGTCGCGGGCGCGACCGCCTACGCTGCCCGCGCTCTCGGCCCGGCCGGCGGCTACGCGGGTGTCACCGGTGGCGTGTTCACCCGGATCGACGTCTACGCCGACCAGGCCGTCGCCACCGTCATCCCGACGACGGTCGGCGACTCGATCTACGAGCTGACCCCCGACATGCTGGCGAAGTACGCCGACGAGCTGGACACCGAGGCCGAGCTGAGCCACGAGGACCTCGAGAAGCTCACGAAGGCGTAG
- a CDS encoding homoserine O-acetyltransferase → MDPAGRRRFVVLDGPVELELGGTLPAVTVAYETWGRPRRDPAGRIANAVLAAHALSGDSHAAGPAGPGHPSAGWWDALIGPGRPIDTDRFHVVCPNVLGGCQGTTGPASVAPDGAPWGSRWPEITIADQVRVEASFGAALGIGRWAAVLGGSMGGMRALEWAVAFPERVERAVVIACGATATADQIGLYAAQLTAITLDPGWRGGDYHDVPPGGGPHAGLGLARRLGQLSYRSEPELAARFANRVQPDGRFAVASYLDHHAAKLGRRFDAGSYVTLTRAMMTQDAGRGRGGAAVALAACPVPLTVAGVDSDRLYPLYLQRELAGWAGAAGPTVIRSPYGHDGFLLENDQIGSVVAAALDV, encoded by the coding sequence GTGGACCCGGCCGGCCGGCGCCGTTTCGTGGTGCTCGACGGTCCCGTCGAGCTGGAGCTCGGCGGGACGCTGCCCGCCGTGACCGTCGCCTACGAGACGTGGGGGCGGCCACGGCGTGACCCCGCCGGCCGGATCGCGAACGCGGTGCTGGCGGCGCACGCGCTGTCCGGTGACAGCCACGCGGCCGGGCCCGCCGGGCCGGGGCATCCGAGCGCGGGCTGGTGGGACGCGCTGATCGGCCCCGGCCGCCCGATCGACACCGACCGCTTCCACGTGGTCTGCCCCAACGTGCTCGGCGGCTGCCAGGGGACGACCGGCCCGGCCTCGGTGGCCCCGGACGGTGCGCCGTGGGGGAGCCGGTGGCCGGAGATCACCATCGCCGACCAGGTGCGGGTCGAGGCGTCGTTCGGCGCGGCCCTCGGGATCGGGCGGTGGGCCGCCGTGCTCGGCGGGTCGATGGGTGGCATGCGGGCGCTGGAATGGGCGGTGGCCTTCCCGGAGCGGGTCGAGCGCGCGGTCGTGATCGCGTGCGGGGCGACGGCGACCGCCGACCAGATCGGCCTCTACGCCGCCCAGCTCACCGCGATCACGCTCGACCCCGGCTGGCGCGGCGGCGACTACCACGACGTCCCGCCGGGTGGGGGCCCGCACGCGGGGCTCGGCCTGGCCCGCCGGCTGGGCCAGCTCAGCTACCGCAGCGAGCCGGAGCTCGCGGCCCGGTTCGCCAACCGGGTCCAGCCCGACGGCCGGTTCGCCGTCGCCTCCTACCTCGACCACCACGCGGCCAAGCTCGGGCGCCGCTTCGACGCCGGCAGCTACGTGACGCTGACCCGGGCGATGATGACCCAGGACGCCGGCCGGGGCCGAGGCGGGGCCGCCGTCGCGCTGGCCGCCTGCCCGGTCCCGCTCACGGTCGCCGGGGTCGACTCGGACCGCCTCTACCCGCTCTACCTGCAGCGTGAACTCGCCGGTTGGGCCGGCGCCGCGGGGCCGACGGTGATCCGCTCGCCCTACGGGCACGACGGGTTCCTACTTGAGAACGACCAGATCGGGTCTGTGGTGGCGGCGGCACTCGACGTCTAG
- a CDS encoding MurR/RpiR family transcriptional regulator, with translation MVSSAASQPAAPTAQPSPGSLFAAIRTTLPALIPSERRGAEVCLRRADEVADWSAAQLATAAEVSAATVVRACQSMGFRGFQQLRVAFAREAGAYLRDGRAAGAGARIALREPRAGDPPDQIVDTVFELGQAVLTDSLTALDQAQVALAVDLLDGARRLLVVGNGGSAPVAQDTALRFLSVSRSVEAPADAQTQQLAAAGLSAADICLLITGSGVNELTFRVATIAREPGASIVLPTSYAAGPVAATGLDTAAGADRVLRLAGSLNLRDVGDYRAADGRRVRRRTLLRSAAMHGLGDQARAVSAPHRGPAGDRQPGRGRRRHRGRHPARRRPSLTTTPARPITRSSPCAF, from the coding sequence GTGGTCAGCTCCGCCGCGTCACAGCCCGCGGCCCCGACGGCGCAGCCGAGTCCCGGCAGCCTGTTCGCGGCCATCCGGACGACCCTGCCGGCGCTGATCCCCAGCGAGCGTCGGGGCGCGGAGGTGTGCCTGCGGCGCGCGGACGAGGTCGCCGACTGGTCGGCGGCGCAGCTCGCGACGGCGGCCGAGGTGTCGGCGGCGACGGTCGTGCGCGCGTGCCAGTCGATGGGGTTCCGCGGCTTCCAGCAGCTGCGGGTGGCGTTCGCCCGGGAGGCCGGCGCGTACCTGCGCGACGGGCGAGCCGCCGGGGCCGGGGCTCGCATCGCGCTGCGCGAGCCGCGGGCCGGCGACCCGCCGGACCAGATCGTCGACACCGTCTTCGAGCTCGGGCAGGCCGTACTCACGGACTCGCTGACCGCGCTCGACCAGGCCCAGGTCGCGCTGGCCGTGGACCTGCTCGACGGCGCGCGCCGGCTGCTGGTCGTCGGCAATGGCGGCTCGGCCCCGGTCGCGCAGGACACGGCGCTGCGGTTCCTCTCGGTCAGCCGGTCGGTCGAGGCTCCCGCGGACGCGCAGACCCAGCAGCTGGCCGCCGCCGGCCTGTCCGCGGCCGACATCTGCCTCCTGATCACCGGCAGCGGCGTGAACGAGCTGACGTTCCGGGTGGCCACGATCGCGCGGGAGCCGGGCGCGTCGATCGTCCTGCCGACCAGCTACGCCGCCGGGCCGGTCGCCGCCACCGGCCTGGACACCGCGGCGGGTGCCGACCGCGTGCTGCGGCTGGCCGGCTCGCTCAACCTGCGCGACGTGGGCGACTACCGGGCTGCCGACGGCCGCCGGGTCCGGCGCCGGACCCTGCTGCGCTCCGCCGCGATGCACGGCCTCGGCGACCAGGCCCGCGCGGTGTCCGCGCCTCACCGAGGCCCTGCTGGTGACCGACAGCCCGGTCGCGGCCGGCGGCGACACCGCGGCCGACACCCAGCCCGACGACGGCCCAGCCTGACGACGACACCCGCCCGACCCATCACCCGGAGCTCTCCGTGCGCTTTCTGA
- a CDS encoding ABC transporter permease: MTATPEASPVAAPVAGVRAPVDFHRTARVTIPRVVRSEWTKLTSLRSTVWTLLAAFVVTVGLGDLICWAVVAHWDKASPQDKITFQPVLQSLTGAYFSQIAIGVLGVLLITGEYSTGMIRTSLGSVPRRLRVLFAKAAVFAVTSFAVAFIAVLVAFFTGQAIFAHKHIGVGLGYPGAVRVLFGAAFFVTAIGLLGLALGTLLRSTGGSIASLLGLVFVVPIITNFLPGRWSRIHEYIPDGAGQALVTITRAPGDEVLPPLAGLIVLLVWLAVGLGAAAYTLVRRDA, from the coding sequence ATGACCGCCACGCCTGAGGCGTCCCCCGTCGCGGCGCCGGTCGCGGGCGTCCGCGCCCCGGTTGATTTCCACCGGACCGCGCGGGTGACGATCCCGCGGGTGGTGCGGTCCGAATGGACCAAGCTGACGTCGCTGCGCTCCACCGTCTGGACGCTGCTGGCTGCGTTCGTCGTGACGGTGGGCCTCGGTGACCTGATCTGCTGGGCGGTCGTCGCGCACTGGGACAAGGCCAGCCCGCAGGACAAGATCACGTTCCAGCCGGTGCTGCAGAGCCTGACCGGGGCCTACTTCTCGCAGATCGCGATCGGTGTGCTCGGCGTGCTGCTGATCACCGGTGAGTACTCGACCGGGATGATCCGCACCTCGCTCGGCTCGGTTCCCCGCCGGCTGCGGGTGCTGTTCGCCAAGGCCGCCGTGTTCGCGGTGACGAGCTTCGCGGTCGCGTTCATCGCGGTGCTCGTCGCGTTCTTCACCGGGCAGGCGATCTTCGCCCACAAGCACATCGGCGTGGGCCTCGGCTACCCGGGCGCCGTACGGGTGCTGTTCGGTGCCGCGTTCTTCGTGACGGCGATCGGCCTGCTCGGCCTCGCGCTCGGAACGCTGCTACGCAGCACCGGCGGCTCGATCGCGAGCCTGCTCGGCCTGGTCTTCGTGGTGCCGATCATCACGAACTTCCTGCCTGGCCGCTGGTCCCGCATCCACGAGTACATCCCCGACGGCGCCGGCCAGGCCCTGGTGACCATCACCAGGGCGCCCGGCGACGAAGTGCTCCCGCCGCTCGCGGGCCTGATCGTGCTGCTGGTCTGGCTCGCCGTCGGCCTCGGCGCCGCGGCCTACACGCTGGTCCGCCGCGACGCCTGA